Proteins encoded by one window of Brienomyrus brachyistius isolate T26 chromosome 1, BBRACH_0.4, whole genome shotgun sequence:
- the LOC125733123 gene encoding solute carrier family 35 member F5-like — protein sequence MVWGIVMNRVNSFQSGVLAQRRRTALGIIVLLLVDVIWVASSELTLYIFKHEEYNKPFFSTFAKTSMFILYLLGFLVWKPWRQQCSGRFRGRTKAFFADGEAYLTACPTDHSLNNSLSEPLYVPLKFQDVSTEPSSNSSGNCERSPKKHRVRFSNIMEVRQLPSTQALEAKLSRMSYPAAKDHETLLKTVDKLTVIEVAKISFLFFFVWFLANLSYQEALSDTQVAIVNILSSTSGLFTLILAAIFPSNSSDRFTLSKFLAVLLSIGGVTLVSFSTSDSSDGNAALGIIWSLAGAILYAVYIVVIKRKVEREDRLDIPMFFGFVGLFNLFLLWPGFLLLHYAGLELFELPSKLVCMYIIINGLIGTVLSEFLWLWGCFLTSSLIGTLALSLTIPLSVIADMCIQKVQFSWLFFAGAIPVFLSFFIATFLNNYNNWDPVMIGLRRVFAFLCRKHRIQRLPEDSEQCESLIPLHSVSKDERTHELTASH from the exons ATGGTGTGGGGCATTGTTATGAACCGGGTTAATAGCTTCCAGAGTGGTGTGCTGGCCCAGCGAAGGCGCACAGCTCTGGGGATCATCGTTTTACTGCTTGTCGATGTTATCTGGGTGGCCTCCTCGGAGCTTACCTTG TACATATTCAAGCACGAGGAGTACAACAAACCATTCTTCAGCACTTTTGCCAAGACATCCATGTTCATCCTGTACCTGCTGGGATTTCTGGTGTGGAAGCCTTGGAGGCAGCAGTGCTCTGGCAGATTCCGGGGCAGGACGAAAGCCTTT tttgctGATGGAGAGGCCTATCTAACAGCTTGTCCTACAGACCACAGTTTGAACAATTCTTTA AGTGAACCACTCTATGTTCCTCTGAAGTTTCAAGATGTTTCAACAGAACCAAGCAGCAATTCCAGTGGTAACTGTGAAAGAT CCCCTAAAAAGCACCGTGTTCGATTTAGCAATATCATGGAGGTTCGGCAGTTGCCCTCCACACAAGCTCTTGAAGCAAAACTGTCTCGGATGTCCTACCCAGCTGCCAAAGATCACGAGACCTTGCTGAAAACGGTCGACAAGCTTACTGTGATTGAGGTTGCCAaaattagttttttatttttctttgtt TGGTTCCTGGCCAACTTATCCTACCAAGAAGCTCTATCCGATACACAGGTGGCCATAGTGAACATTTTATCATCAACTTCag GTCTTTTCACACTGATTTTGGCTGCCATATTTCCAAGCAACAGTAGTGACAGGTTTACATTGTCAAAGTTTTTAGCAGTTTTACTGAG CATTGGAGGTGTGACTCTGGTGAGCTTCTCCACATCTGACAGCTCTGATGGAAATGCTGCTCTAG GAATTATTTGGTCTCTGGCAGGAGCCATCCTCTATGCTGTTTATATTGTGGTGATCAAACGGAAAGTTGAGCGGGAGGATAGACTGGACATACCCATGTTCTTTG GCTTCGTGGGGCTCTTCAACCTGTTCCTGCTGTGGCCGGGTTTCCTTTTGCTGCACTACGCAGGCCTTGAGCTCTTTGAGTTACCCAGCAAGCTGGTGTGTATGTATATCATCATCAACGGACTGATCGGAACAGTGCTCTCTGAATTTCTATGGCTGTG GGGTTGTTTCCTCACCTCATCACTGATAGGCACCCTTGCACTGAGCCTTACAATACCATTGTCAGTTATAGCTGATATGTGTATTCAGAAG GTACAATTTTCCTGGCTGTTTTTTGCCGGAGCAATCCCAGTCTTTCTGTCATTCTTCATTGCAACCTTTTTAAACAACTACAATAACTGGGATCCAGTTATGATTGGACTGCGTAGAGTGTTCGCTTTCCTCTGCCGAAAACACCGTATACAAAG GCTTCCAGAGGACAGTGAACAGTGTGAGAGTCTAATTCCCCTACATTCTGTCTCCAAAGATGAGAGAACTCATGAGTTGACAGCCAGTCATTAG